Proteins encoded in a region of the Rutidosis leptorrhynchoides isolate AG116_Rl617_1_P2 chromosome 9, CSIRO_AGI_Rlap_v1, whole genome shotgun sequence genome:
- the LOC139866583 gene encoding glycerol-3-phosphate dehydrogenase [NAD(+)] 2, chloroplastic-like, which yields MASLFEPPLSTSSFFTNNSSSSSTSSSHFNQHRANFVPTPKPAHSLRLHHTHNTSTVCFAAINPPPPPPDQPSPDVNVSLEVASTTRDRQKIVRVAWEKLVRWSRSWRSKVKTDVLERTNKVVVLGGGSFGTAMASHVASRKAQMEVNMLVRDHQICQSINEKHCNSKYFPDHKLPENVIATTDAKTALTGADFCLHAVPVQFSSSFLDGVAKYVEPGLPFISLSKGLELNTLRMMSQIIPQTLKNSRQPFVALSGPSFALELMNNLPTAMVVASKDKKLANAVQQLLASRNLRISTTSDVTGVEIAGALKNVLAIAAGIVEGLDLGNNSMAALVAQGCSEIRWLSTKMGAKSTTISGLSGTGDIMLTCFVSLSRNRTVGVRLGSGETLDDILCSMNQVAEGVSTAGAVIALAQKYNVKMPVLTAVARIIDNELTPQKAVYELMNLPQVEEV from the exons ATGGCGTCTCTCTTCGAACCGCCATTATCAACCTCATCCTTCTTCACCAACAattcgtcatcatcatcaacatcatcttcaCATTTCAACCAACATCGTGCTAATTTCGTTCCGACACCAAAACCTGCACACTCACTCCGTCTACACCACACACACAACACCTCTACTGTGTGTTTTGCAGCAATTAATCCACCACCGCCTCCGCCGGATCAGCCTTCGCCGGACGTAAACGTGTCACTTGAAGTCGCTAGCACCACCAGAGACCGACAGAAAATTGTTAGAGTCGCGTGGGAGAAGCTCGTCCGGTGGTCACGGTCCTGGCGGTCAAAAGTCAAAACGGACGTTCTAGAACGTACAAATAAA GTGGTGGTTCTAGGAGGTGGATCTTTTGGAACAGCTATGGCTTCCCATGTTGCAAGTAGAAAGGCACAAATGGAAGTAAATATGCTTGTACGAGATCATCAAATTTGTCAATCTATTAACGAGAAGCATTGTAATAG TAAATATTTTCCCGATCATAAGCTACCTGAAAATGTCATTGCAACTACAGATGCAAAAACCGCTTTGACCGGTGCTGACTTTTGCCTTCATGCTGTTCCAGTACAG TTCAGTTCTTCCTTTTTGGATGGTGTGGCCAAGTATGTAGAACCTGGGCTTCCTTTCATATCCCTTAGCAAAGGATTAGAACTAAACACGTTGAGGATGATGTCTCAGATAATTCCACAAACACTAAAAAACTCCAGACAGCCATTTGTTGCACTTTCCGGGCCTTCATTTGCTCTCGAGTTGATGAACAACTTGCCTACAG CAATGGTGGTTGCGTCAAAGGACAAGAAGTTAGCAAACGCAGTCCAGCAACTCCTAGCTTCTAGAAACTTGAGAATCAGCACAACAAG TGATGTTACAGGGGTGGAGATTGCTGGTGCTTTAAAGAATGTACTTGCGATAGCAGCAGGGATTGTGGAGGGTTTGGATCTTGGTAATAATTCCATGGCAGCCCTTGTTGCTCAGGGATGTTCTGAAATACGATGGTTATCAACAAAG ATGGGGGCCAAGTCTACAACAATCTCCGGGTTATCAGGAACAGGGGACATAATGCTTACGTGCTTTGTTAGCCTCTCAAGAAATAGAACCGTTGGAGTTCGTTTAGGTTCTGGAGAAACACTTGACGATATACTCTGCTCCATGAACCAG GTGGCTGAAGGTGTATCAACTGCCGGAGCTGTGATTGCATTGGCTCAAAAATACAATGTTAAAATGCCAGTTCTAACAGCTGTGGCACGAATAATAGACAATGAGCTGACCCCACAAAAGGCTGTGTACGAGTTAATGAATCTCCCACAG GTCGAAGAAGTGTAA
- the LOC139869153 gene encoding uncharacterized protein, which translates to MEEDGAALLPHEIISCLEDGGDDRAELHWKRMVDDMAKKGKLNNCLAICDVSDTMFGEPMNVCMALGLLVSELSKEPWKGIVITFSKNPKLHMVEGDDLKSKTGFIKRMDWGWGGGKINFRKVFDLILDVATKADLHNEDMVKRVFVFTDMEFDHALKKPWEDDYEVIKREFNENGYGGSIPEIVFWNLRDYSRASTPVVRKKTDGVVLVNGFSNKLMKLFMEDGGSMNPERVMESAISGEEYQKLVVVD; encoded by the coding sequence ATGGAAGAAGACGGTGCAGCATTGCTTCCACACGAGATCATATCATGTTTGGAGGACGGTGGTGATGATCGAGCTGAGCTTCATTGGAAAAGAATGGTGGATGACATGGCAAAGAAAGGGAAGTTAAACAATTGCTTAGCAATTTGTGATGTTTCGGACACCATGTTTGGGGAACCAATGAATGTATGTATGGCTTTAGGACTTCTAGTTTCGGAACTAAGCAAGGAGCCATGGAAAGGGATAGTGATTACGTTTAGTAAAAACCCCAAGTTGCATATGGTGGAAGGAGATGATTTAAAATCGAAGACCGGATTCATTAAAAGAATGGATTGGGGATGGGGTGGTGGGAAAATTAATTTTCGAAAGGTGTTTGATTTGATACTTGATGTGGCAACTAAGGCGGATTTGCACAATGAGGATATGGTAAAGAGGGTGTTTGTATTCACCGATATGGAATTCGATCATGCTTTAAAGAAACCATGGGAGGATGATTATGAAGTGATTAAGAGAGAGTTTAATGAGAACGGGTATGGAGGATCGATACCGGAGATTGTTTTTTGGAATTTGAGAGATTATTCTCGAGCGAGTACTCCGGTTGTGAGGAAGAAGACGGATGGGGTAGTGCTTGTTAACGGATTTTCAAACAAGTTGATGAAGTTGTTCATGGAAGACGGAGGAAGTATGAACCCTGAACGCGTAATGGAGAGTGCCATTTCCGGCGAGGAGTACCAGAAATTGGTGGTGGTAGATTAA
- the LOC139866410 gene encoding uncharacterized protein yields the protein MTKNFINQVLKDIYFPSISCYTDATKDSRASNENPRGQDFASYWEQLHDYRGNRSRFCMEKHKTTLDLKSVVDRNVEACPPVKEDENPTLDLISILEGEGITLLNVIEALNPHLNTPEMQRVTLLIRSSKEKDIPKSEVVMKIQQIVGESLMSDVVTRLWKKLLKVAS from the exons ATGACTAAAAACTTCATCAATCAAGTCCTAAAGG ACATATACTTTCCCAGTATTTCCTGTTATACTGATGCCACGAAAGATTCACGAGCTTCAAATGAAAATCCGCGTGGACAAG ATTTCGCGTCTTACTGGGAACAACTACACGACTATCGTGGGAATAGAAGCAGATTCTG CATGGAAAAGCATAAAACAACACTGGACTTAAAATCAGTTGTCGATCGAAATGTAGAGGCATGTCCTCCTGTTAAAG AGGATGAAAACCCGACTTTAGATTTAATCTCCATTTTAGAGGGTGAAG GCATCACTTTATTAAATGTGATTGAAGCTCTTAACCCACATTTAAATACACCTGAGATGCAACGTGTCACTTTGTTAATTCGTTCAAGCAAG GAAAAAGATATTCCCAAGTCTGAGGTGGTAATGAAGATACAACAGATTGTGGGGGAATCCTTGATGTCTGATGTTGTAACACGTCTCTGGAAAAAG CTTCTTAAAGTAGCTTCTTAA
- the LOC139865672 gene encoding probable pre-mRNA-splicing factor ATP-dependent RNA helicase DEAH5 gives MVSQTVEQSLKEIDFRSLVYKVRTELKSHLGFNDEQNLVLAKFIISIGRKCETVDEFDSKLKQNGAEMPDYVVRTLLTIIHAIRPPKSKSKSIRCSSKDSRDRVKTLEKEIELEAKQKKIIRNDNKYDDDKGTHGGKGRDRYSDRGRDRDDKYETGERKSYRHKSNEPELYKVYKGRVTKVMDKGSFVQLIDINGNEGLVHVSQMSTRKIANAKDVVKRNQEVFVKVISISGQKLSLSMKDVDQNTGRDLLPLKNESADDNVDDVRMITSRRTGLSGISLTEEDVGAGVRSSRLMKRMSSPERWEAKQLLASGVLSVKEYLMFDEETNEGMMYQEEEGGDEDLEVELNEDEPAFLQGQSHYSMDMSPVKIFKNPEGSLSRAAALQSALIKERREVKDQQQRTMLDSIPKDLNRPWEDPMPESGERHLAQELRGVGLSAYDMPEWKKDSYGKTVSFGQRSKLSLQEQRQSLPIYKLKKELVQAVNDNQVLVVIGETGSGKTTQVTQYLAEAGYTTRGKIGCTQPRRVAATSVAKRVAEEFGCRLGEEVGYSIRFEDCTCPETVIKYMTDGMLLREILVDENLSQYSVIMLDEAHERTLHTDVLFGLLKGLVKKRPDLWLIVTSATLDAEKFSAYFFNCNIFTIPGRTFPVEILYTKQPETDYLEAALLTVLQIHVTEPEGDILLFLTGKEEIDHACECLYERMKKLDERLPELIILPAYSAQPSEMQSRIFEPAPFGKRKVVVATNIAEASLTIDGIFYVIDPGFAKQIVYNPKQGLDSLVITPISQASAKQRAGRAGRTGPGRCYRLYTESAFNNEMSPTSIPEIQRINLGLITLNLKAMGINDLLSFDFMDPPSSQTLISALQQLYTLGALDEEGLLTKLGRKMAEFPLDPPLSKMLLASVDLGCSDEILTIIAMITTGNIFYRPREKQAQADQRKAKFFQPEGDHLTLLAVYEAWKAKNFSGPWCKENFVHSGSLRKAQDVRKQLLSIMNKYKLDVAIAGKNFNKIRKAITAGFFSHAARKDPQEGYRTIVENQPVYIHPSSALFQRQPDWVIYHELVMTTKEYMREVTVVDPKWLVELAPRFFKVSDPTNMSKRKRQERIEPLYDRYNEPNSWRLSKRRA, from the exons ATGGTTTCTCAAACTGTAGAACAGAGTTTGAAAGAAATCGATTTTCGCTCCCTCGTATATAAAGTTCGTACTGAACTCAAATCCCATCTAGGGTTTAATGATGAACAGAATCTGGTTTTGGCCAAATTCATTATATCCATAGGTCGAAAGTGTGAAACTGTTGATGAATTTGATTCTAAATTGAAACAAAATGGTGCTGAGATGCCTGATTACGTTGTTCGCACTTTGTTAACCATTATCCACGCTATTCGGCCCCCTAAATCGAAATCCAAATCCATTAGATGTTCTAGTAAGGATAGTAGAGATCGTGTGAAGACATTGGAGAAAGAAATTGAATTGGAAGCCAAACAGAAGAAGATTATTAGAAACGACAACAAGTATGACGATGATAAAGGAACTCATGGTGGCAAGGGTAGAGATAGATATAGCGATAGAGGTCGAGATCGAGATGATAAATATGAAACAGGTGAGAGGAAGAGTTATAGACACAAATCCAATGAGCCTGAATTATATAAGGTGTATAAAGGAAGGGTTACTAAAGTAATGGACAAGGGCAGTTTTGTTCAGCTTATTGATATCAATGGAAATGAAGGTTTGGTCCACGTTTCACAAATGTCGACAAGGAAAATAGCAAATGCCAAAGATGTGGTTAAACGGAATCAAGAGGTTTTTGTGAAAGTGATTTCAATATCTGGTCAGAAGTTGTCTCTTTCTATGAAAGATGTTGACCAGAATACTGGGAGGGACTTGTTGCCATTGAAGAACGAAAGTGCTGATGATAATGTTGATGATGTCAGGATGATCACATCCAGGAGGACAGGACTATCGGGAATAAGTCTTACGGAAGAGGATGTTGGGGCGGGGGTTCGTTCAAGTAGACTGATGAAGAGGATGAGTTCACCGGAGAGATGGGAGGCGAAACAGTTACTTGCGTCAGGGGTTTTGAGTGTAAAAGAGTATTTAATGTTTGATGAAGAAACTAATGAAGGAATGATGTATCAAGAAGAAGAAGGTGGTGATGAGGACCTCGAGGTCGAGTTAAACGAAGACGAACCTGCGTTTCTTCAAGGACAGAGTCATTATTCGATGGATATGTCCCCGGTCAAGATATTTAAAAACCCTGAAGGTTCGTTGAGTCGTGCAGCGGCTTTACAGTCTGCACTTATCAAAGAACGAAGAGAAGTTAAGGACCAACAACAGAGAACGATGCTTGATTCGATCCCGAAAGATTTGAATCGACCCTGGGAAGACCCGATGCCTGAGTCGGGTGAGAGACATTTAGCGCAAGAGTTAAGGGGAGTTGGGTTGTCTGCATACGATATGCCCGAATGGAAAAAAGATTCTTATGGTAAAACAGTGAGTTTTGGTCAAAGGTCAAAGCTTTCTTTACAGGAACAGAGACAAAGCTTGCCTATATACAAATTGAAGAAGGAATTGGTTCAAGCTGTGAATGATAACCAGGTTTTGGTTGTTATTGGTGAGACAGGGTCCGGGAAGACAACTCAGGTCACACAGTACTTAGCTGAAGCTGGTTACACCACTCGGGGCAAGATTGGGTGCACACAACCTAGAAGGGTGGCTGCTACGTCTGTAGCTAAACGGGTTGCTGAAGAGTTTGGTTGTCGTCTGGGTGAGGAAGTTGGGTACTCGATTCGTTTCGAGGATTGTACGTGCCCGGAAACGGTTATCAAGTACATGACAGACGGTATGCTACTAAGGGAAATATTGGTTGATGAAAATCTTTCTCAGTATTCAGTGATTATGCTTGATGAAGCTCATGAGAGAACACTGCATACTGATGTACTTTTCGGGTTATTAAAAGGGTTAGTGAAAAAAAGACCCGACCTTTGGTTAATCGTCACTTCGGCTACATTAGATGCTGAAAAGTTTTCTGCTTATTTTTTTAATTGCAATATTTTTACAATACCTGGAAGAACATTTCCAGTTGAGATACTTTACACTAAACAGCCCGAAACCGATTATCTTGAAGCGGCTTTGTTAACTGTACTGCAGATACACGTGACAGAACCCGAGGGGGACATACTTTTGTTTTTGACTGGTAAAGAAGAAATCGATCATGCATGCGAGTGTTTATATGAAAGAATGAAAAAGTTAGATGAACGTCTTCCTGAATTGATTATATTACCGGCTTATAGTGCGCAACCTAGTGAAATGCAATCAAGGATATTCGAACCTGCTCCATTTGGGAAACGAAAGGTGGTTGTGGCTACTAATATTGCTGAAGCTTCTTTAACAATCGATGGGATTTTTTATGTGATTGATCCGGGTTTCGCTAAGCAAATTGTATATAACCCAAAACAAGGTCTAGATTCGCTTGTGATTACTCCAATATCGCAAGCATCAGCTAAGCAACGGGCTGGGCGTGCAGGACGAACAGGGCCGGGAAGGTGTTATAGACTGTACACTGAAAGTGCGTTTAATAATGAAATGTCGCCTACATCAATTCCAGAAATACAAAGGATAAATCTTGGATTAATAACATTGAATTTGAAAGCAATGGGGATAAATGATCTGCTGTCTTTTGATTTTATGGACCCGCCTTCTTCTCAAACCCTAATTTCTGCTCTGCAACAGCTGTACACACTGGGAGCTCTTGATGAAGAAGGTCTTTTAACAAAACTGGGTAGGAAAATGGCTGAATTTCCTCTTGACCCGCCATTGTCTAAGATGTTGCTTGCGAGTGTTGATTTGGGTTGTAGTGATGAGATATTGACCATAATTGCAATGATTACAACTGGGAATATCTTTTATAGACCTAGGGAAAAACAAGCACAAGCAGATCAAAGAAAAGCAAAGTTTTTTCAACCTGAAGGAGATCATTTAACTTTGCTTGCTGTTTACGAGGCTTGGAAAGCAAAGAACTTTTCAGGGCCATGGTGCAAAGAGAATTTCGTTCACTCAGGTTCGCTCAGGAAAGCACAAGATGTCAGAAAGCAACTTTTATCCATTATGAACAA GTACAAATTGGATGTTGCGATTGCCGGGAAGAACTTTAACAAGATACGGAAGGCAATTACAGCTGGGTTTTTCTCTCATGCTGCGCGCAAGGACCCACAAGAGGGATACCGTACGATAGTTGAGAACCAACCGGTTTACATACATCCAAGTAGTGCTCTGTTCCAGAGGCAACCGGATTGGGTTATCTACCACGAGCTAGTGATGACAACAAAAGAATACATGCGTGAGGTGACGGTTGTAGATCCAAAATGGCTTGTGGAATTGGCACCTAGGTTCTTTAAGGTGTCTGATCCAACAAATATGTCTAAGCGTAAAAGACAAGAGCGGATTGAGCCTCTATATGATAGGTATAACGAACCCAATTCGTGGCGATTGAGCAAGCGACGGGCATGA